A single region of the Rathayibacter rathayi genome encodes:
- a CDS encoding ZIP family metal transporter, protein MPTWTLALLSGAIGGATLLIGAALAWFVRVPPKLTAAISAFGAGVLISALAYELVQEAAEDGGLLPTILGTLAGAVVFVGADALLTRAGAGNRTSTRGSGGGAGAAIAAGALIDGIPESIVLGLSVAQGGAGAAISVPIVAAVAISNLPEGLSSTVGMKIDGRSARYVFTVWGGIAALSAAAALVGFLVFATAPGAVVAFVTTVAAGAILAMISNTMIPEAFDRDDVLTGLYAVLGFVTAFALHSVS, encoded by the coding sequence GTGCCTACGTGGACCCTCGCTCTCCTCAGTGGCGCCATCGGCGGCGCCACCCTTCTGATCGGCGCCGCACTCGCCTGGTTCGTGCGCGTCCCCCCGAAGCTCACCGCCGCGATCTCAGCGTTCGGCGCAGGCGTGTTGATTTCGGCGCTCGCCTACGAGCTCGTGCAGGAGGCGGCGGAGGACGGCGGACTGCTCCCGACGATCCTGGGGACCCTCGCGGGAGCCGTGGTCTTCGTCGGCGCCGACGCGCTGCTCACACGCGCGGGGGCGGGGAATCGCACGAGCACGAGGGGATCGGGGGGCGGCGCGGGGGCGGCGATCGCTGCCGGCGCGCTCATCGATGGCATTCCGGAGTCGATCGTGCTCGGCCTCTCGGTCGCTCAGGGCGGGGCGGGAGCGGCGATCAGCGTGCCGATCGTCGCCGCGGTCGCCATCTCGAACCTGCCCGAGGGCCTCTCCTCCACCGTCGGCATGAAGATCGACGGCCGCTCGGCCCGCTACGTCTTCACCGTCTGGGGCGGGATCGCGGCACTCTCCGCGGCCGCCGCCCTGGTCGGCTTCCTGGTCTTCGCCACGGCACCGGGAGCGGTGGTGGCGTTCGTGACGACCGTCGCCGCGGGAGCGATCCTCGCGATGATCTCGAACACGATGATCCCCGAGGCGTTCGACCGCGACGACGTGCTCACAGGGCTGTACGCGGTGCTCGGTTTCGTGACGGCGTTCGCGCTGCACAGCGTCTCGTAG
- a CDS encoding lysylphosphatidylglycerol synthase transmembrane domain-containing protein: MSEGVSTMPAAVVPHRHWYQSPRFWLSAATAAIVAVIVWSAWPTVVDAVGNLRRINLWILVLLVPLQLASFAATGEVLFSFLRSQGEISRVGPLTAMRMSLEFNFANHMLPAGGSAGIAYTAWKLNTLGVPVSRATFAQLVRFAVTFASFLLLLLVATGSLLLSGDPAPGVLWLAALIGGLAIGATVAGLVLLRRRRLLHRFAGFIACAADRGLRLIRRRSRIDTVALVRFFDGLHLELRHVLSRPRALIAPFAWSFAVNALDAGLFWVALAAFGTAADPALIFVAYGVATVASMVVVTPNGVGGYEVAMVGTLVAGGIDGTVAIAAVVLARVILLFGTIVFGWLFYQHSIATAGAPRVTAAGRR, from the coding sequence ATGAGCGAGGGTGTGAGCACGATGCCCGCCGCGGTCGTTCCCCACCGACACTGGTACCAGTCCCCGCGCTTCTGGCTGAGCGCAGCGACGGCCGCCATCGTCGCAGTGATCGTCTGGAGCGCCTGGCCCACCGTGGTCGACGCGGTGGGAAACCTGCGCCGGATCAACCTGTGGATCCTGGTGCTGCTGGTGCCTCTGCAGCTCGCGAGCTTCGCCGCAACGGGCGAGGTCCTGTTCTCCTTCCTCCGCTCCCAGGGCGAGATCTCGCGGGTGGGTCCTCTCACGGCCATGCGGATGTCGCTCGAATTCAACTTTGCGAACCACATGCTGCCGGCCGGCGGCTCGGCGGGAATCGCCTACACCGCGTGGAAGCTGAACACGCTCGGCGTGCCGGTGAGCCGCGCCACGTTCGCCCAGCTCGTTCGCTTCGCCGTGACCTTCGCCTCCTTCCTCCTCCTGCTCCTCGTGGCGACCGGCTCGCTCCTGCTCTCGGGCGATCCAGCGCCGGGAGTGCTGTGGCTCGCCGCCCTCATCGGCGGCCTCGCGATCGGCGCCACGGTCGCGGGCCTGGTGCTGCTGCGCCGCCGCCGCCTGCTGCATCGGTTCGCCGGATTCATCGCCTGCGCGGCCGATCGCGGCTTGCGGCTCATCCGACGCCGTTCGAGGATCGACACGGTGGCGCTGGTGCGGTTCTTCGACGGGTTGCACCTCGAACTGCGTCACGTCCTGAGTCGGCCGCGCGCCCTCATCGCTCCGTTCGCCTGGTCCTTCGCGGTGAACGCTCTCGATGCCGGTCTGTTCTGGGTGGCTCTCGCCGCGTTCGGGACGGCCGCCGATCCGGCACTCATCTTCGTGGCCTACGGCGTCGCCACGGTCGCCAGCATGGTCGTCGTCACTCCCAACGGAGTGGGCGGCTACGAGGTCGCGATGGTCGGAACCCTCGTCGCCGGCGGCATCGACGGTACGGTGGCGATCGCGGCGGTGGTGCTCGCGCGAGTGATCCTCCTCTTCGGAACCATCGTGTTCGGCTGGCTCTTCTACCAGCACAGCATTGCGACGGCCGGAGCGCCGCGTGTGACGGCGGCCGGTCGGCGCTGA
- a CDS encoding glycosyltransferase: protein MPEHLDSTQGRLEGTSGALSPRADRRPTVSVVIPAFDEEAIIARCLEALAGQSDPADEIIVVDNGSRDATLAVVARFGRVRVVHEPRRGVGNARSSGFDAARGDIIARIDADSLVRADWVESIRTIFATEDVDGIGGGAAIAELSPGDRFWFSCWYRGFRAWHQRSIGVRPMLYGFNSAFRRDAWLTARPLVGADDEGISEDVDVTIALLRTGHSLRYAPTAMVKARLFRSIDRDKLSRYYRTDTLTLVRHGYGNPARRRKGAATQAAAAPASATSATDPSPR, encoded by the coding sequence ATGCCAGAACACCTCGACAGCACCCAGGGACGTCTCGAGGGCACCTCCGGTGCTCTGAGCCCTCGGGCAGACCGGCGACCCACCGTCTCGGTGGTGATCCCCGCGTTCGATGAGGAGGCGATCATCGCCCGCTGCCTCGAGGCGCTCGCGGGTCAGAGCGATCCGGCCGATGAGATCATCGTGGTCGACAACGGCAGTCGCGACGCGACGCTCGCGGTCGTCGCTCGGTTCGGCCGGGTCCGGGTCGTGCACGAACCGCGACGTGGCGTCGGCAACGCTCGCTCGAGCGGTTTCGACGCTGCTCGAGGTGACATCATCGCTCGGATCGACGCCGACTCGCTCGTGCGCGCCGACTGGGTCGAGAGCATCCGCACGATCTTCGCGACCGAGGACGTCGACGGGATCGGCGGGGGCGCCGCGATCGCCGAGCTCTCCCCCGGCGACCGGTTCTGGTTCAGCTGCTGGTACCGGGGCTTCCGAGCCTGGCACCAGCGCAGTATCGGGGTGCGGCCCATGCTGTACGGCTTCAACAGTGCGTTCCGCCGCGACGCGTGGCTCACGGCCCGGCCCCTGGTCGGCGCCGACGACGAGGGGATCAGTGAGGACGTGGATGTCACCATCGCCCTCCTGCGCACCGGTCACTCCCTCCGCTACGCACCGACGGCGATGGTGAAGGCACGCCTGTTCCGCTCGATCGACCGCGACAAGCTGTCCCGCTACTACCGCACCGACACGCTGACCCTCGTGCGGCACGGCTACGGCAATCCGGCGCGGCGGCGCAAGGGCGCTGCGACGCAGGCGGCCGCGGCACCCGCCTCCGCGACGTCCGCAACGGATCCGTCGCCTCGATGA